The following DNA comes from Clostridia bacterium.
TTACAAAACCTTTTTAGACCGTGACCCGACGGGATTATCTCTTGTTAAAGCGCTTTCCGAGACGGGAGAAAACAAGCTGGCGGGGCTTGGCGAGGCCTTGGCGTCGGAGTATTTAAGAAACGTAGGTTACGACTATCCGAAGCCGGATCGCCATCTCAGAAGAATGCTCGGAGGAAAACGGCTCGCTTTCTCAGAAAGAGAAGATGCTACTCCCAAGGAAGCATTCGTCGCCGTGCGCGCAATCGCGGATGAAATCGGCCAAGAAGGGACAGGCCCCGCAAAGGTGGATTATATTCTTTGGTCATATTGCGCGTCCGGCTATGGCGAGATATGCACGGCGGATCCGAAATGCAGCGAATGCGCGGCAAATAAGCTTTGCCGCTATCCGAAAAGAAATGAGGCGGTAAAATGAAACGAATAATGTATCTTGTTCTTTCGGCGGCTATGGTTTTTTCTATGCTTGCGGGAGCAAGCATAAATGTCGGAGCCACGGGAAAGGCCATAGAGATTTGGAGCATTGAGGATTTGTACGATATTCGATACGCTCCGGATAAAGACTATATCATGATGGCGGATATTGATATGGAAAAGGATAAAAACTCCGGCTATATGGGAACGGACGGGATTTGGCCTACGATAGAGTCGTTTTCAGGCTGTTTCGACGGAAACGGACATACTATCTCCTATCTGAACGCCAATCTCTTTACGACGAACAGCGGCGAGATAAAGGATTTGACTCTTTATGGGTCACAAGAACCCTTGCTTACAACAAATGAGGGAGTTCTTGACGGTGTGACTGTAAACAGAGCCTCGTGTATAAACATGCTCGCACAGTACAATACAGGAAGCGTTTTAAACTGTAAGGTCTGTGATTCGCATTTTAGTTATTTGGGTAAGGTTGCTCATGCCTACACATTGGCTAACTCAAGCGGTATGGTTTCGAATAACAGCGGTTTAATGGTGAATTGCGGTATTATCAACTGTTCATGGCTTTTTGCTTATGATTACTACTACTATGGTAGGCATCCAAACGATGAGGTGTGTTACTCTCCTTGCAAGAAAGGTAACCAGGTCTACAATGCGGTTTTTATATGCAGTGCTATTTGCAGCAAAAATACCGGGACAATAAAAAATTCATTTTGTATAGCCAGTGAAGATGTCAACAAGGAATGGACATATTATTATAACGATAAAGGCAATATAAAAGAAAGCATTTTTTTCTGCAAATATCAAGACGGTCAAATAGAGAACTGCTATGCCAATACAGACTTATGCTATTATTCTAAAACCCAAAAAACTGGTTCTGTAAATTGCTTTTATACTACCTCAGGCACATTGACATGCGCAGACGATCCGCAGTTAACAAACTGCTACGTTAATACGGGGAGCATATCATTAGAGCTTATGAAGCGCGAGAGCACTTTTTCGGGCTTCGATTTTGAAAACACATGGATAATTGATAAAAACGTAGAATATCCTTATCCGCAGCTTCGTTCCAACAGGCAGGATGCGGCAAAGACGATTGAGAGCATCTCATTCAAAACCAAGCCGTCCCATACTACGTATACGGTGGAAGAGAGTATCTTGGCAGACGGGGAACTTACGGTAAACTATATTGACAACACTTCCGAAACCGTGCCGATCACAGCCGCCATGCTATCCGGATATGACATGAGCGTTATAGGCGAACAGAGCGTGACCGTTACGTATCGTGACAAGTCGCTGACGTATACGATCACCGTAAAGCCACCGCACGCGGTTACCGGCGTTACTTTGATCTCCGGCCCGAATAAAACAGAATTTATAAAAGGCGCGGCGCTTGATTATACGGGAGCCGTAGTCCGTGTTCAGTATGCCGATGGAACATTTGAGGATATAAATCTTACTCCGGACAACACAACAGGCGGCAGCACGGAAGCGACCGGTTTTTACAACGTGACCTATACAAACGGAGATTATAAGGTGACGTTTCGCATCAACGTAAAAGAAAAAGCCGCCGGAGACGACGGAGCGCCCGCCCCTGTGACGATAACGGATATACGCTGCACGAACGGAGCCGTTTCTCTCTCGTGGAAAACTGTGCCCGGCGCAGACGGTTACAGATTATACCGTAAGACCGGCAGCGGCAAGTGGACGACTATAGTTTCGTCAACAACGGCAACGTCGTACACGGATACGACAGTGACCGAGGGCAAAACGTACACGTATACACTGCGCTCCGTTAAAGACGGCGCATGGAGCACGGGATATAACGATACGGCGAAGTCGATAAAGGTAGAGGCAGCGGCGCCCGAGCCTGTGACAATAACGGATATACGCTGTGCGAACGGCGCCGTTAGCCTCGCATGGAACACGGTACCCGGCGCAGACGGCTACAGATTATACCGTAAGACCGGGAGCGGCAAGTGGACAACTATAGTTTCGTCAACAACGGCAACGTCGTACACGGATACGACAGTGACCGAGGGTAAGACGTACACGTATACACTGCGCTCCGTTAAAGGCGGCATATGGAGCACGGGATACAACGACACATCGAAGTCGGTAAAGGTAGAGCCGGCCGCGCCCGAGCCTGTGACGATAACGGATATACGCTGTGCGAACGGCGCCGTTTCTCTCGCATGGAACGCGGTCCCCGGTGCAGACGGCTACAGAATATACCGTAAGACCGGGAGCGGCAAGTGGACGACTATAGTTTCGTTAACAACGGCAACGTCGTACACGGATACGACCGTGACCGAGGGCAAGACATATACATATACTCTTCGCTCCGTTAAAGGCGGCGGATGGAGCACGGGATACAATGACACAGCGAAGTCGATAAAGGTAGAGGCAACTGTGCCCGAACCGGTGACAATAACGGATATACGTAGCGCGAACGGCGCCGTTACCCTTTCGTGGAAAGCTGTCCCCGGAGCAGACGGATACAGAATATATCGTAAGACCGGCAGCGGCAAATGGACGACTATAGTTTCGTTAACAACGGCAACATCGTACACGGATACGGCAGTGACCGCGGGCAAGACATACAAGTATACACTGCGCTCCGTTAAAGACGGCTTATGGAGCACGGGATATAACGACACAGCTAAGTCGATAATGGCTAAGTAGACAATCGAGATAACAGCCTCTCGCGACGAACGGTACTTAATTTGTTAGACGATATGGCACATTGATTGTGAATGGAAGTTGTTCATGACAGGGGTTGAATCTATCCTTACAACCATATCGAATGTGATTGTATCTGTTTGGTA
Coding sequences within:
- a CDS encoding bacterial Ig-like domain-containing protein, with product MKRIMYLVLSAAMVFSMLAGASINVGATGKAIEIWSIEDLYDIRYAPDKDYIMMADIDMEKDKNSGYMGTDGIWPTIESFSGCFDGNGHTISYLNANLFTTNSGEIKDLTLYGSQEPLLTTNEGVLDGVTVNRASCINMLAQYNTGSVLNCKVCDSHFSYLGKVAHAYTLANSSGMVSNNSGLMVNCGIINCSWLFAYDYYYYGRHPNDEVCYSPCKKGNQVYNAVFICSAICSKNTGTIKNSFCIASEDVNKEWTYYYNDKGNIKESIFFCKYQDGQIENCYANTDLCYYSKTQKTGSVNCFYTTSGTLTCADDPQLTNCYVNTGSISLELMKRESTFSGFDFENTWIIDKNVEYPYPQLRSNRQDAAKTIESISFKTKPSHTTYTVEESILADGELTVNYIDNTSETVPITAAMLSGYDMSVIGEQSVTVTYRDKSLTYTITVKPPHAVTGVTLISGPNKTEFIKGAALDYTGAVVRVQYADGTFEDINLTPDNTTGGSTEATGFYNVTYTNGDYKVTFRINVKEKAAGDDGAPAPVTITDIRCTNGAVSLSWKTVPGADGYRLYRKTGSGKWTTIVSSTTATSYTDTTVTEGKTYTYTLRSVKDGAWSTGYNDTAKSIKVEAAAPEPVTITDIRCANGAVSLAWNTVPGADGYRLYRKTGSGKWTTIVSSTTATSYTDTTVTEGKTYTYTLRSVKGGIWSTGYNDTSKSVKVEPAAPEPVTITDIRCANGAVSLAWNAVPGADGYRIYRKTGSGKWTTIVSLTTATSYTDTTVTEGKTYTYTLRSVKGGGWSTGYNDTAKSIKVEATVPEPVTITDIRSANGAVTLSWKAVPGADGYRIYRKTGSGKWTTIVSLTTATSYTDTAVTAGKTYKYTLRSVKDGLWSTGYNDTAKSIMAK